Genomic DNA from Ruminococcus sp. OA3:
CCTCAAGATGAGATATCCCATACGTAAAGTAGTAAGACCCCTTGAAGACGACGAGGTAGATAGGGCAGAGGTGGAAGTGCAGCAATGTATGGAGCTGACTGCTACTAATCGGTCGAGGGTTTGACCTGAACACTTAGGGAGTGCAAGACGAAGTCGAAGCAGGAACTTAGTGTGAAGGTCGTTCGATAGAGCAAAGCGAGATCGAACTTCCCCTGCATAAGCAGAAGGAAGCAAGAGAAGCGGAGATCGAATGACCCGAAAGAAGACGGTAGAAGCGTGGATGGATGTAATAGTGTATGCGGTTTTGAAGGTATATCCTTCTAAGAAAGGCCCAGTGGCTCAGTTGGTTAGAGCGTCGCCCTGTCACGGCGAAGGTCGAGGGTTCGAGTCCCTTCTGGGTCGTTATATAACTCTTAAGTTATATTTATATTGTGATGGGATCTTAGCTCAGCTGGGAGAGCATCTGCCTTACAAGCAGAGGGTCATAGGTTCGAGCCCTATAGGTCCCATTCTTTTTTTAAGATGACTAGGTGTGCCGATGTGGCTCAATTGGCAGAGCAGCTGATTTGTAATCAGCAGGTTATCGGTTCGAGTCCGATCATCGGCTTTCATTGGAAACAATGAGTAATAATAATTTGGATGGATTCCCGAGTGGCCAAAGGGGGCAGACTGTAAATCTGTTGGCAACGCCTTCGAAGGTTCGAATCCTTCTCCATCCATTGAGAGAAAGAAACAAATCTTTTTGGTTCAAAACCAAAACGGTTCGAATCCTTCTCCATACACTCACCGAAAGCAACTTAGTGAATGCAAGCCATCAGGCGCCGCATGAACTTAGTGCGAGGTGGTTCACGAACCTTAATGAGCACTTTAGTGCGAATTTAGTTGAGAGAACATACAAGTTTATATATTATCGCGGGATGGAGCAGTCTGGAAGCTCGTCGGGCTCATAACCCGAAGGTCGTAGGTTCAAATCCTACTCCCGCAATTATTGTTTGAAGATTCAAACAAAATAATTTTATATTTTGTACATGCCTGGTTAGCTCAGTTGGTAGAGCAGAGGACTGAAAATCCTCGTGTCTCTGGTTCGATTCCGGAACCAGGCATTACCTGACTTATGACAGGTAAAATGGGATATTAGCTCAGTTGGTAGAGCACTTGACTTTTAATCAAGTTGTCCGGGGTTCGAATCCCCGATGTCTCATAAGGAAAAAATGGCGTAAATCCAAGGGTTTGCGCTATTTTTGTGTTTTTGTTTCAGTCTTTCCAGATTAAAATGTATATATATCTATATAAAAGATTTTATAATTATCTAAGCGGACATTCGCATCCTGTTGATATTGCGAATGTCCGCTTATAATATTGATTCTGAATGTTGTGATATCTACGCATGATAAATATCTGCTTCAAAGCTTGCATTTGGACAGATTGCTTCATACATAACTTTTCCGCACCTGGTAAAACGGTATTTTACAGTACACGCCAGACTTTCATGGATGGTACGGTCCATTTTTCCCTGAACAGGCGCCTGCAGGGAATGGGGTGTTCCTTTAATAAGCTGTACCGATAGGACACTGTCTTTTTGTTTTACTACGATTTTCTTTTTGTCCGCATAGATGACTCTTGCTCCGAGATAAGTTGCGATTCGGTATTCCCTGCCATTCAGCCATACGATTCCTATACATCCGCAGAAGCTTAACTTTAAGACTGGAATACTGGCTGCAGCCAGCATAATACAGGTTTTGTCGTCATTATATTGTGTCCACAAATAGTTGTCCGGAAAAGACTGACCTCTGTCCCCTTCAATATAACCAGTTCCATTTTGAAACAGAAAGTCTTCTTCATCTAATATCAGCTTACCATCAACTCGGTGATTCAGGCTGAAAATGCTGTGCCTGCACTGCATTCCGGGAAGAAGACAAAACGGTCCCATAATATTATATGCTGGTTTTACCACCGAATCATAACGCAGTTTTCCTGTAAGATTCACACCCTGTTCCCGTATGGAAAGACGGCAGCCTTTGTCTGAAAAGATGCAGTTACCCATGCGCACATAAAAATGGTTTCGTTTCACATCCATTGTTATGGAAGGGAATGTAACCACCAGGGAACGATCTTCTGTAATAATCTGAAGCCTGGCGGATATCTGCCTGTCATCATCCGTATGAAAGGATGGGATCAGCGCAATCGATTTATGTCCCGTCTGTTGTTTCAGATACCATCCTTCAAAATACGAGCGTTTTTTGATGATATGATTCATGTATACCTCCCGTGCCGCAGCAGTAATGTGTGTATTGTTAAGTATTACCGTTTTTATAAATAATATAACGAAAAAACCTTGAACAAGTTGATATTCAAGGTTTTTTTCTGCTATACATTAATGATCAATTCTGTATCCTTATCAAAGAAGTGTGCTTTTTCCATATCAAAATTTACTCTGACAGAATCCCCTGCTTTAAGGTCTGTACGCGGGTTGACACGTGCAGTAACCTGAGTGCCTTCGACATCAAAATACAGGTAGACCTCAGCACCCAAAAGCTCTGATACCTTAACAGTAGATTCTACTGCATTTTGCGGCGTGGTTTCCAGGAAAATCTGAGAATCATGAATGTTTTCCGGACGAATACCGAGAGTAACGGTTTTGCCAATATATTGATTATCTGTCAGCGCCTTTGCTCTTGACGGGGGGATCAGTAGTTTACACTTTCCAATTGTAATATAAACGTTCCCATTTTCACTGGAGATAACACCATCCAGAAAATTCATCTGCGGTGAGCCGATAAATCCCGCCACAAATTTATTACAGGGGTGTGCATACAATTCCTTTGGAGACGCCACCTGCTGGATCACGCCGTCTTTCATTACAACGATTCTTGTTCCAAGTGTCATGGCCTCTGTCTGATCGTGTGTTACATAAATGATGGTGGAACCCAGTTTCTGATGAAGCTTTGAGATCTCAATACGCATCTGAACTCTCAGCTTGGCATCCAGATTGGAAAGGGGTTCATCCATTAGGAATACCTTAGGATTTCTGACAATTGCCCTCCCCATTGCAACACGCTGTCGCTGTCCGCCGGAAAGAGCTTTTGGCTTTCGTTTCAGCAGATCTTCAAGATCCAGAATGCGGGCAGCCTCAAGAACCATTTCTTTGATCTTATCTTTGGGAACTTTACGCATTTTTAGTCCAAATGCCATATTGTCATATACGGTCATATGCGGATAAAGGGCATAGTTTTGAAAGACCATTGCGATGTCTCTGTCTTTAGGTTCAACATCATTGACAAGTTGCTCATCGATTTTTAATTCACCGGATGAAATCTCTTCAAGACCGGCGATCATGCGCAGCGTGGTGGATTTACCGCATCCGGAAGGTCCTACGAAAATAATAAATTCTTTATCTTCAATTTCCAGATTGAAATCTTTTACCGCTTCAAATCCATTGGGGTATGTTTTGTTAATGTGTGTTAATGACAGGCTTGCCATATATTTTTCCTCCGTTTCCGTGATCAGTAGTTCCTTTTTCTATAGTATAAAAAATACCATTCACCATGAACATATAAAAATCAGTCAAGCTTTCTTGAAATATTTGACCTTGTACACAAGAAGACAAAATATTATATTGGACATATCATTTATCTTAATTGGAAATCTGAATAGATGGTGGTAATCTATACCCATCAAAACACATAGCAAGCAGTACTGCACAAAAATGATGAAGGAGAAAGAACATGCGAAAAGCTAATAAGTGGATTGGATTGACAATGGCGGTTGTTCTGGCAGGCGGGATGCTTTCCGGATGCGGGAGCAGCGGAAAAACAGAAGAAAAAACTGCAGAAGGGCAGGAGTCTTCACAGGCAGCGGAGGAGAGCGATGATGACAAGGTCATCACTTTCTGGCATATCGGTACAGATGAACCGGATATTTCTCTGTATGAGGATGCTACAGAGGCATTTAATGAGAACACGAAATCAGGCTACAGGATAGAGAATGTAGCCATGGAAGCAGATGCTTATAAGGAAAAGCTGCTGATTGCCATGAGTTCAGGTGAATGCCCGGATATCTATACGAACTGGTCCGGTGGCCCGATGAATGAATATGTTGAAGCGGGATTTGCGCAGCCACTGGATGAACTGTACGAAAAGGCACCCTGGAAAGATAAGATTCTGGATGCTACGATTGCACAGGGAAAATACAAAGACAAATTGTATGGTGTTGGTATGATCAACGTCTCAGTATCCGGAATTTACTATAATAAAGATATCTTTGCACAGTATAATCTTGAAGTACCAAAGACAGTTTCTGAATTAGAGAAGGTATGTGATACTCTGGTGGAAAATGGAAAGATTCCGTTTGCGCTGGCAAATGCTCCTAAATGGACAGGTTCCATGTATTTTATGAATCTTGCAACAAGAAAAGGCGGACTGGAACCGTTCAGCGCTGCAGTTGACGGAAGTGGCAGCTTTGAGGATGAAAGCTTTATCTATGCCGGAGAAAAAATACAGGAGTGGGTTCAAAACGGGTACTTCCCGGAGGGTGTTAACAGTTTAAGTGAAGGTGACGGACAGTCGAAACAGCTGTTCTATTCTGAAGAAGCGGCAATGAAAATGATCGGCTCCTGGGAGTCTGGAACCTATAAAGCTGACAGTGAGGAGTTCTATAACAAGCTGGGCTGGTTCCCATTCCCGGCAGTTGATGATTCGGACGCAGATGCATCCATTCAGATCGGAACGATGGGAGATCAGTTCCTCAGCTTTAACTGTGAGGGAGAGAAACTCGAAGCGGCATTCGAACTGTTGAATTACTATTTTGAGGACGATTACACACAGAAGATGGTAGATGCAGGGAAGATTGCACCGGTCAAGGGTGTTGATGCATTGATTGAAGGTGAGCTGGAAAAAGAAATTGTCACAAAAATTGAGGCGGCTTCTGCGACACAGCTCTGGTATGATCAGTACCTGCCGCCGGCAGTATCAACAGTGCATCTGGATACCTGTCAGGAATTGTTCGGACTGACAATGACACCGGAGGAAGCGGCAAAACAGCTTCAGGCAGCAATGGAAGAGTATAACAGCGAAAAATCTGAATAAACAGGGAATAGAGGCTGCTGCTGTAACAATGGCAGCCTCTGTCTATGAGGAGAGCAGTATGTTGGAAATTGAAAAATTTGAAAAAATACAAAAACGTTTTACAGCCCTCTGGGATGGTGAGATCATAGACAGATGCTGCATCAGTGCATTTGCCTTTGATGAAGAGACTAATGCTGAATTTTATACACCATCAGATGAAAGTATGGACCGAAAATATTTTCTGACGGATCCTGAGATGATCTGGAAACGTCATATGAAAAAGTTCGCCAATACATATTTTGCAGGGGATGCGTTTCCTTTGATAAATCTGAATATGGGACCTTCCGGTCATGCGGCATTTGTGAGAGGTGTAGAGGTGGATTATACAGATACGATGTGGTACCACCCAATTATGGAGGATGAACTGGATCCCGAAAAAATCGTACTGGATCCAAACAGTTATCTGTACCGGCAGACCTTTGATGCGGCGAAATATCTCTGTGAAGAGGCAGACGGGGAGTATCTGGTATCTATGCCGGATATCAGCGGTAATATCGATGTGCTTGGAAGTCTTCGCACTGCTACCAGCACACTGCTCGATATGATTTCTGATGAAGAGACAGTCATTGAATGTCTGCGCCGGATTCAGGCCATCTGGGAGAAAAGTACTTCTGAAATATACAATTATCTGAAAGACTATAATTTTGGAGGCAGCAGCATCGGATGGCTGAATACCTGGGCGCCAGGATTTCATAACCAGATGCAGGCTGATATGTCCGTGATGTTCTCCAATGAATATTATGAGACATTCATTCGTGAAGAACTGGAAAAACAGTCTGCCTTTGTAGATTATGCGCTGTACCATTTTGACGGAGTAGAACAGATACGTCATCTGGATACGCTGCTTTCCCTGGACAGACTCCGGATGATTCAGTGGACAAGCGTCGTTGGACAGCCGTCACCGCTTAACTATATACCTGTCCTGAGAAGAATACAGGAGG
This window encodes:
- the ugpC gene encoding sn-glycerol-3-phosphate ABC transporter ATP-binding protein UgpC, which codes for MASLSLTHINKTYPNGFEAVKDFNLEIEDKEFIIFVGPSGCGKSTTLRMIAGLEEISSGELKIDEQLVNDVEPKDRDIAMVFQNYALYPHMTVYDNMAFGLKMRKVPKDKIKEMVLEAARILDLEDLLKRKPKALSGGQRQRVAMGRAIVRNPKVFLMDEPLSNLDAKLRVQMRIEISKLHQKLGSTIIYVTHDQTEAMTLGTRIVVMKDGVIQQVASPKELYAHPCNKFVAGFIGSPQMNFLDGVISSENGNVYITIGKCKLLIPPSRAKALTDNQYIGKTVTLGIRPENIHDSQIFLETTPQNAVESTVKVSELLGAEVYLYFDVEGTQVTARVNPRTDLKAGDSVRVNFDMEKAHFFDKDTELIINV
- a CDS encoding extracellular solute-binding protein, which encodes MRKANKWIGLTMAVVLAGGMLSGCGSSGKTEEKTAEGQESSQAAEESDDDKVITFWHIGTDEPDISLYEDATEAFNENTKSGYRIENVAMEADAYKEKLLIAMSSGECPDIYTNWSGGPMNEYVEAGFAQPLDELYEKAPWKDKILDATIAQGKYKDKLYGVGMINVSVSGIYYNKDIFAQYNLEVPKTVSELEKVCDTLVENGKIPFALANAPKWTGSMYFMNLATRKGGLEPFSAAVDGSGSFEDESFIYAGEKIQEWVQNGYFPEGVNSLSEGDGQSKQLFYSEEAAMKMIGSWESGTYKADSEEFYNKLGWFPFPAVDDSDADASIQIGTMGDQFLSFNCEGEKLEAAFELLNYYFEDDYTQKMVDAGKIAPVKGVDALIEGELEKEIVTKIEAASATQLWYDQYLPPAVSTVHLDTCQELFGLTMTPEEAAKQLQAAMEEYNSEKSE